A stretch of DNA from Pseudonocardia hierapolitana:
GCCAGCTCGGCGACCTTCACCCGCTCCGCCCCGCGCAGCCCGCCGCGGCGCACCTCCTCGGCGTCGAGGCGCATCCACGCCGTCCAGTCCACCGCGCGCACCCCGTGCGCGGCGAGCGCAGCCCGGAAGGCCGCGGGATCCGGCTCGGCGGGGTCGGGCAGGCCGGGGAGATCCTCCAGCAGCGCGGCCACCGTCTCCACGGCATCGGCCTTGTTGGTGCCGATCACGCCCGTGGGACCGCGCTTGATCCAGCCCGTGACGTACGCGCCGGGCACCGGCTCTCCGTCGCGCACGACGCGGCCGCCCACGTTGGGAACGGTTCCGGTGGCGGCGTCGAACGGCAGGCCCGGGATGGGTGCGGCGTCGTAGCCGATCGCCCGCACGATCATCCCGACGTCGAGGGTCTCCTGCTCGCCGGTGCCGACGACGCGCCCGTCGACGATCGCGTTGCGCTCGACCACCACGCCTGCGACGCGACCGTCGGCCCCGAGGATCCGCACCGGGGAGCGCAGGAACCGCAGGTGGATGCGGCGCGGCTTGCCTGCGGGCGTGGCGGCCGACCACTCGGCGAGCATGTCGAGCATCTGCCGGTGCCGCCGGTCCTCCGGCTCCTCCACACCCGCTGCCAGCACGCCGTCGTCGTGCACGAGCACGTCGGCGTTCACGAGCTCGCCGATCTGGCGCAGCTCCGCCGGCGTGAAGCGGATGTGCTGCGGACCGCGCCGGATCAGCACGTGGATGTCGCGGACTGCGCTTCCGCGCAGGGTGTCGAGCACCGGGTCCGGGACGTCGGTCCCGGCCATCTCGTCGGCGGTCTTGGCCAGCACGCGCGCGACGTCCAGTGCGACGTTGCCGGCACCGACCACCGCGACGCCCGGGTGGTGCAGCGACGGCTGCAGCTTCGTGTGGTCGGGGTGGCCGCAGTACCAGCTCACGAACGCGCCCGAGCCCAGCGAACCGGCCAGCTCCTCGCCGGGGATGCCGAGGGCACGGTCCACGGAGCTGCCGGTGGCGTGCACGACGGCGTGGAAGTGCTGCCGGACGACGTCGAGCGGCACGCCACCGGCACCGACGTGGACACCACCCAGGAACTCGATCTCGGCCGGGTCGAACGGCTTCTGCAACACGCGGATGACCGACTTCATCTTCACGTGATCCGGTGCCACGCCGTACCGGACGAGGCCGTACGGCGCCGGCAGGCGGTCCAGCACGTCGATGCTGACCGGCATGTCGGCGGCCAGCAGCGCGGCGGCGGCGTACAGCCCGGACGGGCCTGCTCCGATCACTGCGACCCGGGCCTGTCGCTGCTGCATGTGGTTCATCTCCTGTGGTGGTGGAGGAGTGTCAGTCGGGAGGAGGACCGAGCGGCTCGAACCGGGGCTCGCGCCGCTCGAGGAAGGAGGCCACCCCCTCTCGCAGGTCGGCCGACCCGATGAAGCGGTCGACGTGCCGGTAGGAGGTCTGCAGCGCCTCGTCGAAGGTGGAGTCCTGCGCGTCGAGGACCTGGCCCGCGATCACGGCCATCGCCCGTGGGCTGCAGTGCAGCGCGAGGTCGCGCGCGTAGGCCTGCGCGGCGCCGAGCACCTCGTCGCGCGGCACGACCCGGCTGACGAGCCCGCGCTCCCGCGCCTCGGCGGCGTCGAACGCGCGGGCCGAGAGCAGCAGGTCTAACGCGCGCTCCTGCCCGACGAGGCGGGTGAGCGTCCACGCGATGCCGTACTCGGCGACGAGCCCGCGGCGGGCGAACGCGGTGGAGAACCGGGCCGTGTCGGCCGCGAACCGGACGTGGCAGAACAGCGCCTGCACGAGCCCGACGCCCGCGCAGGCACCGTTGATCGCCGCGATGAGCGGCTTGGGGAACCGGCGCGGCACGTCGACCGGGTGGTGCGGGAGCCGCGCGTCGTCCCGGCCGAGGCGGCCCAGCCGCGAGATGTCGGCGCCGGGGCAGAACGTGCTGCCCGCCCCCGTGACGACCACCGCACGCACCTGCTCGTCGGCGGCCGCGTCGGTGAGGCGCCCGTAGTAGGCCTCGTACATGTCGTCGGCCCAGGCGTTGCGCCGCTCCGGGCGGTTGAAGGTGAGGGTGAGGACGCCGTCGCCGTCGCGGTGGGCGAGCACGGCGTCCTGCGCGGCGTCGGTGCCGACCTCCTCGCTCACAACTCGGACCCTAGTGCCGCAGGTCAGCTCCCCGCGAGCGCGGCGCGGGCCGCGAACGTGCGCCGGAAGTCGGCCGGCGCCACCCCGACGATCTTGCGGAAGTGGTGGCGCAGCAGCGCGGCGCTGCCGAACCCGCTGCGCTGGGCCACCTCGTCGATGCCCATGTCGGTGTCCTCCAGCAGCCGTTGGGCCCGCAGCACCCGCTGCAGGGTCAGCCACTTGTGCGGCGTGGTGCCCGTCTCGGCGACGAACCGGCGGGCGAAGCTGCGGTCCGACATCCGGGCGCGGCGCGCGAGATCCGACACCGAGTGCTCGACGTCGAGGTTCTCCAGCACCCAGTCCAGCACCGGCGCCAACCCGTCGGAGCGGCAGACCGGCACCGGCATCTCGATGTACTGCCGCTGCCCGCCGTCCCGCTGCGGCGGCACGACCATCCGCCGGGCGATCACGTTGACCGCCGCGCTGCCGAGTTCGCGGCGCACCAGGTGCAGGCACGCGTCGATGCCTGCGGCCGTGCCCGCGCTGGTGATCAGGTTGCCGTCGTCGACGAACAGCACGTCCGGATCGATCTTGGCGCGCGGGTAGCGCTCGCCCAGCTCGTCGGCGTTGTCCCAGTGCGTGGTGCAGGGCCGGTCGTCGAGCAACCCGGCCGCCCCCAGCACGAACGCTCCGGAGCAGATGCTGAGCAACGTGCTGCCCGCGGCAGCGGCGGCGCGCACCGCGTCGAGCACCGCGTCGGAGTACTCGCGCTGCCGGGTGGCCGAGACGACGACGAGGTCGGCGCCCTGCAGACCGTCGAGGCCGCGCGAGGGCACGACGTCGGCACCGACGATGGTGGGCACCGGTCGACCCGCGACCTCACCGCACACCCGCAGCTCGAACGGCGGCACGCCGTCGTCGCTGCGGTCGATGCCGAAGACCTCGCAGACCGTGCCGAACTCGAACGGCGACAGCGGCGGGATCACGAGCACGGCGACCGTGGAGAGCATGGGCCGAGTGTAATGGCAGAATCTTTGCTGCGGTAGTCAGTTCTGCCACTGGTGGCGGGAAGTTGGTGCTCGGAGAATTACTGCCATGACCACAGCGATCGTCGTCCTCCTCCTCGTAGCCACCGTCGTCGCCCTGTCGATCGTGCGTCCGGGGCAGCCCGCCGAGTTCCCCGGCGCCTCCGCGGACCGTGACCAGGAACGTCAGCTCGCCGACTTACGCGCCATCGCACGCCACCAGCCCGATCACTCCACGTGGAAGGTCGCGAGCCGGGCCGCCTCGGCCTCCACCTCCGGCGCCACGTCGCGCGCGAGCGGCTGGAACGGCTCGCACCGCACCTCCCCGTCGATGTAGCGCCACGTGCCGGCGACCTGCCCGTCGACGAGGAACGTGGGCACCGACTGCGGGATGTTCCGCGCGAACACCCGCGGCCGGTGCTCCTCGGGCAGGATCTGCGCGCGCCGGGCGTGCACGAGCAGGTTGGCGTCCCACTGCCCGAGGAACCGCACGGGGGCCGGGGTGTCGGCGGGCGGCAGCGGGCCCCCCGGCACATCGACCAGCTCGCCCCCGGCCTCGGTGCGGTACCGGCACAGCTGCATCCGGGCGAGCACCGCCCGCGTGGCCGTGATGCTCCACCCGCAGAACGAGGCGATGTCGCCGGGCGAGGCAGGCCCGAAACCGCGCAGGTAGCGGGCGACGAGGAACTCCGTGGCGCACTGCTCGCTCGGGGCGGGCTCGGGGACGGACACGGTGTGCTCGGCGAGCCCGTACACGTGGGCCCGGGGGGTGTTCCACGTGCCGGCCGGAGGCACGCGCACCAGGTCGACCCACAGCTGCACACCCGGCCAGACCTCCCGCGGGTGCCCGGCGGCGGCCAGCTGCCGCTGGATCTCGGCCTGCTTCCGCGGCCCGTCCGCGAGGTGGGAGCGGACCGCCGCCGCGATAGCCGGCATGTCGACCGGACCGACGGCCCGGTGAGCCCGCCGCCACCACTCCCGCCGCGCCTGCCGCACCGCCTCGGTGAACGGCCAGTAGTCGGCGGGCGAGACCATGTGGATCGTGCAGCGCATCGCCCATGCCTGCACCACCCGGCCGGCGAGCAGCGCCTCGGTAAGCGCATGACGGCGGAACCCCGCCAGCCGGGACCACAGCCCGATGTAGCCCGACGGCGCGTACTGCGTCTGCAACCCCGCCACCTGCTCCACGGCCTGCTCGGGGCTCAGCGCGGCGCGCTCCAGGAGCAGCTGGCGGGCGAGCACCGCCCGGTTGAGCTCCCGGGTGGAGAGCACGCGTTCGGCCATGCCGGCAGTCTGCCTGCCGGCACCGACGACGCCGTCAGGGGCGCTGCTCGGTCAGGGACGCTGCTCGGTCAGGGACGCTGGGCGAGCAGCCGGTCGACCAGCTCCCCCGCGTGCCCGGGTGGGCCGTCCGCCTCGGCGGTGAGCGCGAGGTTCGCGGCCATCCGGTCCGGGTGCACGCCGAGCCCCTCGAGGGACGCCCGCAGCCGGGCGCCC
This window harbors:
- a CDS encoding GlxA family transcriptional regulator, encoding MLSTVAVLVIPPLSPFEFGTVCEVFGIDRSDDGVPPFELRVCGEVAGRPVPTIVGADVVPSRGLDGLQGADLVVVSATRQREYSDAVLDAVRAAAAAGSTLLSICSGAFVLGAAGLLDDRPCTTHWDNADELGERYPRAKIDPDVLFVDDGNLITSAGTAAGIDACLHLVRRELGSAAVNVIARRMVVPPQRDGGQRQYIEMPVPVCRSDGLAPVLDWVLENLDVEHSVSDLARRARMSDRSFARRFVAETGTTPHKWLTLQRVLRAQRLLEDTDMGIDEVAQRSGFGSAALLRHHFRKIVGVAPADFRRTFAARAALAGS
- a CDS encoding winged helix DNA-binding domain-containing protein — translated: MAERVLSTRELNRAVLARQLLLERAALSPEQAVEQVAGLQTQYAPSGYIGLWSRLAGFRRHALTEALLAGRVVQAWAMRCTIHMVSPADYWPFTEAVRQARREWWRRAHRAVGPVDMPAIAAAVRSHLADGPRKQAEIQRQLAAAGHPREVWPGVQLWVDLVRVPPAGTWNTPRAHVYGLAEHTVSVPEPAPSEQCATEFLVARYLRGFGPASPGDIASFCGWSITATRAVLARMQLCRYRTEAGGELVDVPGGPLPPADTPAPVRFLGQWDANLLVHARRAQILPEEHRPRVFARNIPQSVPTFLVDGQVAGTWRYIDGEVRCEPFQPLARDVAPEVEAEAARLATFHVE
- a CDS encoding enoyl-CoA hydratase-related protein — encoded protein: MSEEVGTDAAQDAVLAHRDGDGVLTLTFNRPERRNAWADDMYEAYYGRLTDAAADEQVRAVVVTGAGSTFCPGADISRLGRLGRDDARLPHHPVDVPRRFPKPLIAAINGACAGVGLVQALFCHVRFAADTARFSTAFARRGLVAEYGIAWTLTRLVGQERALDLLLSARAFDAAEARERGLVSRVVPRDEVLGAAQAYARDLALHCSPRAMAVIAGQVLDAQDSTFDEALQTSYRHVDRFIGSADLREGVASFLERREPRFEPLGPPPD
- a CDS encoding FAD-dependent oxidoreductase encodes the protein MQQRQARVAVIGAGPSGLYAAAALLAADMPVSIDVLDRLPAPYGLVRYGVAPDHVKMKSVIRVLQKPFDPAEIEFLGGVHVGAGGVPLDVVRQHFHAVVHATGSSVDRALGIPGEELAGSLGSGAFVSWYCGHPDHTKLQPSLHHPGVAVVGAGNVALDVARVLAKTADEMAGTDVPDPVLDTLRGSAVRDIHVLIRRGPQHIRFTPAELRQIGELVNADVLVHDDGVLAAGVEEPEDRRHRQMLDMLAEWSAATPAGKPRRIHLRFLRSPVRILGADGRVAGVVVERNAIVDGRVVGTGEQETLDVGMIVRAIGYDAAPIPGLPFDAATGTVPNVGGRVVRDGEPVPGAYVTGWIKRGPTGVIGTNKADAVETVAALLEDLPGLPDPAEPDPAAFRAALAAHGVRAVDWTAWMRLDAEEVRRGGLRGAERVKVAELAEMLDAAHGATTG